One genomic window of Cellulophaga sp. Hel_I_12 includes the following:
- a CDS encoding Ig-like domain-containing protein, with protein sequence MESKAAILYFLRMLFFIASSTLWSQKSSPVANTDNYVGSFNNDLVISAVNGVLHNDTDANGVGSLSVITTPISNPTNGSLVLNSDGSFTFAPNPGFIGTDSFEYRVCDDGSPNNIISQFDFNSTPLTTATIGPNATSINTNAVQTACGLRIPSTASGGSAGLDVVVPNTGGIFNFTSFQLDFEYRDQEGTADIVSGGNFRVYHIGANTLGITLNLINGSTNLPLTITQSLGNFLPNSATYSIAYNSLNGTISYTANGTTVNYTVAPAFSPLRTALASNIIIGQFMDNSGSTLPSICSMAFTDTSRLCDDGTVSLTFGASAITNRKITYRVKKE encoded by the coding sequence ATGGAAAGTAAAGCAGCTATTTTATATTTCTTAAGGATGCTATTTTTTATAGCTAGTTCAACACTTTGGTCTCAGAAATCATCGCCCGTGGCCAACACGGACAATTACGTAGGTTCATTCAATAACGATTTAGTAATTTCGGCGGTAAACGGAGTTTTACATAACGATACAGATGCTAATGGTGTCGGAAGTCTCTCAGTTATTACAACGCCCATAAGCAATCCAACCAATGGCAGCCTTGTTCTAAATAGCGATGGGAGTTTTACCTTTGCTCCTAACCCAGGCTTTATAGGCACTGATTCCTTTGAATACCGTGTTTGCGATGATGGTAGCCCAAACAACATAATTTCTCAATTCGATTTTAATTCAACCCCACTAACTACCGCAACTATTGGTCCTAATGCTACATCGATAAATACCAATGCGGTCCAGACCGCCTGTGGTTTACGAATACCCTCAACAGCATCTGGAGGTTCTGCGGGATTAGATGTTGTAGTGCCTAATACAGGCGGTATTTTTAATTTTACCAGTTTTCAATTAGATTTTGAATATAGAGATCAAGAAGGTACGGCCGATATTGTTAGTGGAGGAAATTTCAGAGTTTACCATATTGGTGCCAACACCCTAGGAATTACTCTAAATTTGATAAACGGTTCTACGAACTTACCCTTAACAATTACCCAAAGTTTAGGTAATTTTTTACCCAATTCTGCCACTTACAGCATCGCCTATAATTCATTAAATGGTACTATAAGCTACACGGCAAATGGCACTACTGTCAATTATACGGTGGCCCCTGCTTTTTCGCCGCTCAGAACAGCCTTAGCCAGCAATATTATTATTGGTCAGTTTATGGATAATAGCGGAAGTACACTACCCTCTATATGCAGCATGGCTTTCACCGATACGAGCAGATTATGTGATGATGGCACGGTAAGTTTAACATTTGGAGCAAGTGCAATTACCAATAGAAAAATTACCTATCGCGTTAAAAAAGAATAA